In the Methanococcus maripaludis genome, one interval contains:
- a CDS encoding 4Fe-4S binding protein has protein sequence MITVKKPVQKIISDISEKLGIDEESVKKKLKDIIVPVERNLYVETNKCVRCELCYEVCPVQAITEPSVKNPAEIIPEKCVKCEICAKTCPVGAINVLEGRAELKNDDVIYELKEIDVTHRKIRLKKHELDEESCIKCGICERFCPTSAIKVEKRNSIDINLDLCMGCTACEKVCPKSSIKVENEMGEIPAENVISLNNDTCINCMVCSEICPVGAIVYEDGSMKLDDKKCIFCGKCEKNCPVSAIEIKPKNM, from the coding sequence ATGATAACCGTAAAAAAACCAGTCCAGAAAATCATCTCAGATATTTCGGAAAAGCTCGGAATTGATGAAGAATCCGTAAAAAAGAAATTAAAAGATATTATCGTACCGGTTGAAAGGAATTTATACGTAGAAACTAACAAATGCGTTAGATGTGAACTTTGTTACGAAGTATGTCCTGTTCAGGCGATAACCGAACCGAGTGTCAAAAACCCTGCTGAAATAATTCCTGAAAAATGTGTAAAATGTGAAATATGTGCTAAAACCTGCCCGGTTGGTGCAATTAATGTATTGGAAGGTCGTGCAGAATTAAAAAATGATGATGTAATTTACGAATTAAAAGAAATAGATGTAACTCACAGAAAAATAAGACTTAAGAAACACGAACTCGATGAAGAATCCTGCATAAAATGCGGAATTTGCGAAAGATTCTGCCCAACTTCTGCGATAAAAGTTGAAAAAAGGAACAGCATTGATATAAATCTCGATCTCTGCATGGGATGCACTGCTTGTGAAAAAGTATGCCCCAAATCCTCGATAAAAGTTGAAAATGAAATGGGGGAAATACCGGCTGAAAATGTAATATCTTTAAATAATGACACCTGCATTAACTGTATGGTATGCAGTGAAATCTGTCCTGTTGGTGCGATAGTTTACGAGGATGGATCGATGAAACTGGATGATAAAAAGTGCATATTCTGCGGAAAATGTGAGAAAAATTGTCCTGTATCTGCGATAGAGATTAAACCAAAAAATATGTAG
- a CDS encoding HPP family protein has translation MKVKSLMDKKFIKIYPDFTVQTVIDLMYKNKKFSTPIIDNDDKMVGWTTAIDLMVVTDKNIPIKDIMSPIEDVIVVNKNEPAREAVTKIVEYKVISIPVLNDRGQVVGIVRNCDITKTLSKLYDIPVHGIFKSLMGELKGISWEELMNAAAIVTKQTTGETITGEDYERRIKDSTFGQAIWACGGLEKFFTGLIKIGEVALARKVSCKNVIKK, from the coding sequence ATGAAAGTAAAAAGCTTGATGGATAAAAAATTTATTAAAATATATCCTGATTTTACTGTGCAGACGGTTATTGACTTAATGTATAAAAATAAGAAATTTAGCACACCAATTATTGATAATGATGACAAAATGGTTGGATGGACGACTGCTATTGATTTGATGGTTGTTACTGATAAAAATATTCCAATAAAGGACATTATGAGTCCCATAGAAGATGTAATCGTTGTAAATAAAAACGAACCTGCAAGGGAAGCAGTTACAAAAATCGTTGAATACAAAGTTATAAGCATTCCAGTTTTAAATGACAGAGGCCAGGTTGTTGGAATCGTTAGAAACTGTGACATTACTAAAACTCTTTCTAAACTTTACGATATTCCAGTACACGGCATTTTTAAATCATTAATGGGCGAATTAAAAGGAATTTCCTGGGAAGAATTAATGAATGCTGCGGCAATTGTTACAAAACAAACTACTGGTGAAACTATCACCGGTGAAGATTACGAAAGAAGAATAAAAGACTCTACATTTGGACAGGCGATCTGGGCATGTGGCGGACTTGAAAAATTCTTTACCGGCCTTATAAAGATAGGTGAAGTTGCACTTGCAAGGAAAGTAAGCTGCAAAAATGTAATAAAAAAATAA
- a CDS encoding 4Fe-4S binding protein has translation MIDMVSEILKKYFGELDIQFELDRQYINNKIEINPEICILCDRCLEICPVNAISSTFPEVPYIDDKCVYCNTCVETCPVDAIKITKTRVKVENGNLIIENRLKSENLEYNRQKCVMCLVCSKNCPFGAISESDDKISFDMEKCVLCGHCEKICPAKAIKLE, from the coding sequence ATGATTGATATGGTATCGGAAATTCTTAAAAAATATTTTGGTGAATTAGATATACAATTCGAACTCGATCGCCAGTACATCAATAATAAAATCGAAATAAATCCTGAAATTTGCATTTTGTGCGATAGATGCCTTGAAATATGTCCTGTAAATGCAATCAGCTCAACTTTTCCAGAAGTTCCGTATATTGATGATAAATGTGTTTACTGCAACACCTGCGTAGAAACTTGCCCTGTTGATGCGATAAAAATTACTAAAACAAGGGTAAAAGTAGAAAATGGAAATTTAATAATTGAAAATCGATTAAAAAGTGAAAATTTAGAATACAATCGACAGAAATGTGTAATGTGTTTAGTTTGTTCCAAAAACTGCCCATTTGGTGCAATATCTGAATCGGATGATAAAATTTCTTTCGATATGGAAAAATGCGTGCTCTGTGGGCATTGTGAAAAAATATGTCCTGCAAAAGCGATTAAACTTGAATAA
- a CDS encoding HTH domain-containing protein, which translates to MSELINIPKYGRKINFWICLEKAFEKNVKIDIGHFKIICMFLDVMEFYETLSKDTSKKEARKILEKEGIFSKNSEYISGEYLKKHIDRDSRVAVHNRINDLRKLEFIIETKPGPLGGYKLLKTPDWFLNGE; encoded by the coding sequence ATGTCTGAACTTATAAATATCCCTAAATACGGCAGGAAAATTAATTTCTGGATCTGCCTTGAAAAAGCATTTGAAAAAAATGTTAAAATAGATATTGGGCACTTTAAAATCATTTGTATGTTTCTTGATGTCATGGAGTTCTACGAAACTTTGAGTAAGGATACTTCCAAAAAAGAAGCAAGAAAAATTCTTGAAAAAGAAGGAATATTTTCAAAAAATTCAGAATACATTTCAGGAGAATATTTAAAAAAGCATATTGATAGGGACAGTCGAGTTGCAGTTCATAACAGAATTAATGACTTAAGAAAACTTGAATTTATTATTGAAACCAAACCTGGACCACTTGGCGGATATAAATTATTAAAAACTCCGGACTGGTTTTTAAACGGAGAATAA